The following are encoded in a window of Heliangelus exortis chromosome 9, bHelExo1.hap1, whole genome shotgun sequence genomic DNA:
- the LOC139799685 gene encoding vesicle-associated membrane protein 2-like gives MSAPAPTQGPTSAGAAGPPPAPSVSSNKRLQQTQARVDEVVDIMRMNVDKVLERDQKLSELDNRADALQAGASQFETSAAKLKRKYWWKNCKMMIILGVVCAVILIIIIIYFST, from the exons GTCTGCTCCAGCTCCTACTCAAGGTCCCaccagtgctggggctgcaggtccacctcctgctcccagtgTGTCAAGCAACAAACGGCTACAGCAGACACAAGCCCGGGTGGATGAG GTTGTAGACATCATGAGAATGAACGTGGACAAGGTGTTAGAAAGAGACCAGAAGCTATCAGAGCTTGACAACCGGGCAGATGCATTGCAAGCAGGTGCTTCACAATTTGAAACCAGTGCAGccaaactgaagagaaaatacTGGTGGAAAAATTGCAAG ATGATGATCATCCTTGGTGTAGTATGCGCAGTCATTCTCATTATAATTATAA TTTATTTCtccacttga